The following coding sequences are from one Bos mutus isolate GX-2022 chromosome 22, NWIPB_WYAK_1.1, whole genome shotgun sequence window:
- the LOC102281701 gene encoding transmembrane protein 216 — MLFLYLGTEVIGLFFGTKGSLCQWKMPHGINVVLTFLSTMVASYYLLLQTSVIRLEAIMNSILLFFCSSELLLEVLTLATSSSMDRT, encoded by the coding sequence ATGCTCTTCCTGTATCTTGGAACTGAAGTAATTGGATTATTTTTTGGTACAAAGGGAAGTCTCTGCCAATGGAAGATGCCACATGGTATTAATGTGGTCTTGACCTTCCTGTCCACCATGGTGGCCTCCTATTACCTGCTGTTGCAGACCTCTGTGATCCGCCTGGAAGCCATCATGAACAGCATCTTGCTCTTCTTCTGTAGCTCAGAGCTGCTGCTTGAGGTGCTAACCCTGGCCACTTCCTCCAGTATGGACAGGACATAA